A region of Prochlorococcus marinus subsp. pastoris str. CCMP1986 DNA encodes the following proteins:
- the radA gene encoding DNA repair protein RadA produces the protein MSNKFSTFICQNCGSETSQYFGRCLNCNEWNTIVEERKNTRSKITSVNKNKKSKLFNEIEIGNISRFTSGFKEFDRVLGGGIVPGSIVLLGGEPGIGKSTIVLQSAGKISLNEKVLYITAEESLEQVKIRWERLNQSSLDLKIYAETNLSLIIEEIKKIKPGFAIIDSIQAINNDEMESSPGSVSQVRTCSSELQNLAKENNIALLIIGHVTKDGALAGPKTLEHLVDVVLNFEGDNIASHRLLRSVKNRFGSTFEIGIFEMLENGLREVINPSSIFTNKENIAGVTTTITNEGSRPFAVDIQALVNKTFYNNPRRTTTGMSINRLHQILAVIEKHVGIKLSEYDCYIATGGGFEINDPSSDLGVAISILSSLKNIPPLINCAFIGELGLSGQVRQASNIRAKIDEAIRLGIKNILLPKITSEIKDSFQKFIQIKEISNINEAINYALNE, from the coding sequence ATGTCTAATAAATTTTCGACTTTTATTTGTCAAAATTGCGGATCTGAGACTTCTCAATACTTCGGAAGATGCTTAAATTGTAATGAATGGAATACCATCGTTGAAGAAAGAAAAAACACTAGATCTAAAATAACTAGTGTTAATAAAAATAAAAAATCTAAGCTGTTTAATGAAATAGAAATAGGTAATATATCAAGATTTACGAGTGGTTTTAAAGAGTTTGACAGAGTACTAGGTGGTGGTATAGTTCCGGGATCTATAGTTTTACTTGGAGGAGAACCAGGAATTGGTAAAAGTACCATAGTGCTTCAATCAGCAGGGAAAATATCCCTTAATGAAAAAGTTTTATACATCACTGCAGAAGAATCTTTAGAACAAGTAAAAATAAGATGGGAAAGATTAAATCAAAGCAGCCTCGATTTAAAAATTTATGCAGAAACTAATTTATCTTTAATTATCGAAGAGATTAAAAAAATAAAACCTGGTTTTGCGATTATTGATAGTATCCAAGCTATTAATAATGATGAGATGGAAAGTTCTCCAGGATCTGTTTCCCAAGTAAGGACTTGTTCATCTGAACTTCAGAATCTTGCTAAAGAAAATAATATAGCCCTTTTGATAATAGGTCACGTTACGAAAGATGGAGCTCTTGCCGGTCCAAAAACTTTAGAACATTTAGTAGATGTGGTACTCAATTTTGAAGGAGATAATATTGCCTCCCATAGATTACTAAGAAGTGTAAAAAATAGATTTGGATCAACTTTTGAAATTGGAATTTTTGAAATGTTAGAAAATGGTTTAAGAGAAGTTATTAACCCTAGTTCAATATTCACAAATAAAGAAAATATAGCCGGCGTCACAACCACTATCACTAATGAAGGATCGAGACCATTTGCAGTTGATATTCAAGCTTTAGTAAATAAGACTTTCTACAATAACCCAAGACGAACAACAACTGGAATGAGCATAAATAGATTACATCAAATATTAGCAGTGATTGAAAAACATGTTGGGATTAAATTATCAGAATATGACTGCTATATAGCTACAGGAGGTGGCTTTGAAATAAATGACCCATCTTCAGATTTAGGAGTTGCCATATCAATCTTATCAAGCTTAAAAAATATTCCACCATTGATAAATTGTGCATTTATTGGCGAATTAGGTTTAAGCGGTCAGGTAAGGCAGGCAAGTAATATTAGAGCCAAAATTGATGAGGCTATTAGGCTTGGTATTAAAAATATTTTACTACCTAAAATTACTAGTGAAATTAAAGATAGTTTTCAAAAATTCATACAAATTAAAGAAATTTCAAATATAAATGAAGCTATTAATTATGCATTGAACGAGTAA
- the rpaB gene encoding response regulator transcription factor RpaB produces MAVSSQTKETILVADDEASIRRILETRLSMIGYKVVTACDGKEALKLFKDYDPDLVVLDVMMPKLDGYGVCQELRKDSDVPIVMLTALGDVADRITGLELGADDYVVKPFSPKELEARIRCVLRRIDKEQLPGMPNSGLILVTDIKIDTNRRQVFKSDERIRLTGMEFSLLELLVSRSGEPFSRGEILKEVWGYTPERHVDTRVVDVHISRLRSKLEADPANPELILTARGTGYLFQRIVDISPFDGK; encoded by the coding sequence ATGGCTGTATCTAGTCAAACAAAAGAAACAATACTTGTCGCAGATGACGAGGCAAGCATTAGAAGAATTCTCGAGACTCGTCTCTCAATGATTGGTTACAAAGTGGTAACTGCTTGTGATGGTAAAGAAGCACTAAAATTGTTTAAAGATTACGATCCTGACTTGGTTGTACTTGATGTAATGATGCCAAAATTAGATGGATATGGAGTGTGTCAAGAATTAAGAAAAGACTCAGACGTACCTATTGTGATGCTTACCGCATTAGGGGATGTAGCAGATAGAATTACAGGATTAGAATTAGGCGCTGATGATTATGTGGTTAAACCCTTTAGTCCAAAAGAATTAGAAGCTAGGATTAGGTGTGTATTAAGACGAATAGATAAAGAGCAACTTCCTGGAATGCCAAATTCAGGTTTAATTTTGGTTACAGATATTAAAATTGATACAAATCGAAGACAAGTTTTTAAAAGTGATGAAAGAATCAGGTTAACAGGCATGGAATTTAGTCTTTTAGAACTTTTAGTCAGTAGATCAGGAGAACCATTTAGTCGAGGAGAGATTTTGAAAGAAGTTTGGGGCTATACACCTGAAAGACATGTAGATACGAGAGTAGTTGACGTTCATATATCTAGATTAAGATCGAAATTGGAGGCTGATCCTGCAAATCCTGAATTAATTCTTACAGCAAGAGGTACAGGATATCTGTTTCAAAGGATAGTTGATATATCTCCATTTGACGGTAAATAG
- the plsX gene encoding phosphate acyltransferase PlsX: protein MEKDSSIKKSRAIRRLVIWYKRNSAVTSIVDTAANSAVTASNVAGNVVSGAGSVVSTASNVAGNVAGNVVSSAESVVNTASNVVSSASSIAKNTLQPLVFDPLKRLQNSDNLISKEEVPNSERIWIAVDGMGGDYAPVPILEGCLGAISRFPINIKFVGKIEKVRYEAERVGLIDLLEKEIDNNRLELIDSGDPIGMNEEATAVRKRKDASINVAMDLVKTNKAKAVYSAGNSGALMASAIFRIGRLKGIERPAIGALFPTRDQTRPVLVLDVGANTDCKPSYLHQFALLGNVYAKDVLQIEKPRIGLLNIGEEECKGNDLSIKTFELLSNEKSFNFGGNCEGRDVLSGDFDVVVCDGFTGNILLKFLESVGGVLLDILRSELPRGRRGKVGSAFLKSNLLRIKKRLDHAEHGGALLLGVNGICVIGHGSSKSLSVVSALRLAHSAVNHNVMENLNQLQKLQVLNS from the coding sequence ATGGAAAAAGATTCTTCTATTAAAAAGTCTAGAGCTATAAGAAGATTAGTTATTTGGTATAAAAGAAATTCTGCTGTGACTTCAATAGTTGATACAGCGGCTAATTCTGCTGTAACTGCAAGTAATGTCGCGGGCAACGTGGTTTCTGGTGCTGGTTCTGTTGTAAGTACTGCAAGTAATGTTGCGGGTAATGTAGCAGGTAATGTAGTTTCTAGTGCTGAATCAGTTGTTAACACTGCTAGTAATGTAGTTTCTAGTGCTAGTTCAATTGCAAAAAATACACTGCAGCCATTAGTTTTTGACCCTTTAAAAAGGTTACAAAATAGTGATAATTTAATAAGTAAAGAAGAGGTACCAAATTCTGAGAGGATTTGGATCGCAGTTGATGGTATGGGGGGAGATTATGCACCTGTGCCCATTTTGGAAGGCTGTCTCGGTGCTATCAGTAGATTTCCTATAAATATAAAGTTTGTAGGCAAAATTGAAAAAGTTAGATATGAAGCAGAAAGAGTTGGTCTAATAGATTTGTTAGAAAAAGAAATTGATAATAATCGTCTTGAATTAATAGATAGTGGAGATCCTATAGGGATGAATGAAGAAGCAACAGCAGTACGAAAAAGAAAAGATGCGAGTATAAATGTTGCTATGGATTTGGTTAAAACTAATAAGGCAAAAGCTGTTTATTCGGCAGGCAACTCAGGAGCTCTTATGGCCTCTGCAATATTTAGGATAGGGAGATTGAAAGGAATCGAACGACCTGCAATAGGAGCGTTATTCCCAACTAGAGATCAAACTCGACCTGTATTAGTTCTTGATGTCGGAGCAAATACTGATTGTAAGCCCTCTTATCTTCATCAATTTGCACTTCTTGGTAATGTTTATGCCAAAGATGTTTTACAAATAGAAAAACCACGAATTGGCTTATTAAATATCGGCGAAGAAGAATGTAAAGGGAATGATTTATCTATAAAAACATTTGAATTACTATCCAATGAAAAAAGTTTTAATTTTGGGGGTAATTGTGAAGGAAGAGATGTTTTATCGGGTGATTTTGATGTGGTCGTTTGTGATGGTTTTACAGGAAATATATTACTTAAATTTCTTGAGTCAGTTGGAGGGGTTCTATTAGATATTTTGAGATCCGAACTGCCTAGAGGAAGAAGGGGAAAGGTTGGTTCTGCATTTTTAAAAAGTAATTTACTAAGAATAAAGAAAAGGTTAGATCATGCTGAACATGGAGGAGCATTGTTGCTTGGGGTAAATGGTATTTGTGTAATTGGCCATGGTAGTAGTAAGTCTTTATCAGTAGTAAGTGCTCTGCGTTTGGCTCACTCTGCTGTAAATCATAATGTTATGGAAAATTTAAATCAACTTCAAAAGCTTCAAGTTTTAAATTCTTAA
- a CDS encoding beta-ketoacyl-ACP synthase III: MEGINLNQIGVSFKGSGSYVPNQILTNQEISKKVETSDEWIKSRTGISQRRISGLSENVSEMGYKAALGAIEMARWDIETIDLIILATSTPNDLFGSAPEIQSKLGAINAVAFDLTAACSGFLFAAITATQFLKAGSYKRAVVIGSDQLSSYVDWNDRRSCILFGDGAGAIAIEGTNELDNLLGFSMRTDGQRGSFLNLPSQNNQDLIINDINFSSGGFSSIKMNGQEVYKFAVREVPLIIDNLFKKTNFNSEKINWLLLHQANQRILDSVGERLNVSTEKILSNLSNYGNTSAATIPLMLDEAIRNKKIKENDIIATSGFGAGLSWGAALIRWG, encoded by the coding sequence TTGGAAGGAATAAATTTAAATCAAATTGGAGTCTCATTTAAAGGAAGTGGAAGTTACGTACCAAATCAAATCCTGACGAATCAGGAAATTAGTAAGAAGGTAGAGACTAGTGATGAATGGATAAAATCTAGAACAGGTATTTCTCAGAGAAGAATTTCTGGATTATCAGAAAATGTTAGCGAAATGGGTTACAAGGCAGCATTGGGAGCAATTGAGATGGCTAGATGGGATATTGAAACAATTGATCTAATAATATTAGCTACATCAACTCCAAATGATCTATTTGGTTCTGCTCCTGAAATTCAGTCAAAACTAGGCGCAATTAATGCTGTTGCTTTTGATTTGACAGCTGCTTGCAGTGGTTTCTTATTTGCGGCAATAACAGCTACTCAATTTTTAAAAGCAGGTAGTTATAAAAGAGCTGTAGTAATAGGCTCAGATCAACTTTCAAGTTATGTAGATTGGAATGATAGAAGAAGTTGCATTTTATTCGGGGACGGAGCGGGTGCAATAGCAATCGAAGGAACAAATGAATTAGATAATTTACTTGGCTTTAGTATGAGGACAGATGGTCAAAGAGGTTCTTTCTTAAATCTTCCATCTCAAAATAATCAAGATCTAATTATTAATGATATTAATTTTTCCAGTGGGGGGTTTTCCTCAATTAAGATGAATGGACAAGAAGTATATAAATTTGCGGTTAGAGAGGTACCATTAATTATTGATAATTTATTTAAAAAAACAAATTTCAATTCTGAAAAAATTAATTGGCTTTTATTACATCAAGCAAATCAAAGAATATTAGATTCTGTTGGAGAAAGGCTAAATGTTTCAACAGAAAAGATTCTCAGTAATTTAAGTAACTATGGAAACACTTCAGCGGCAACAATTCCTTTAATGCTAGATGAGGCTATAAGAAATAAGAAAATTAAAGAAAATGATATTATTGCCACAAGTGGTTTTGGTGCTGGGTTAAGTTGGGGTGCAGCCCTTATTCGATGGGGTTAA
- the fabD gene encoding ACP S-malonyltransferase: protein MTVAWVFPGQGSQKIGMANKVIDLPNAKFRFNYASEVFERNLFEICELNSDKKNLSDDLNNTKNTQICLFLVESVLLDSLKENGFKPTYIAGHSLGEITALYCADVLSFEDCVQLIKVRSGLMADAAKGSMAALISFDRDQLDLLVEEIDDLVIANDNSSSQVVLSGSEKALDNISKRIKAKRFLKLNVSGAFHSPFMKESSFQFSKYLDTLEFNQPSMPVISNSHPSLCNNPNDLKVRFKNQMCNGVRWRQTMDLMKENSILQMVEIGPSNVLGGLGKRHLKDVKISQVSSADQIKY from the coding sequence ATGACAGTCGCATGGGTATTCCCTGGTCAGGGTTCACAAAAAATTGGTATGGCAAATAAAGTTATAGATTTGCCAAATGCAAAATTTAGGTTTAATTATGCCTCCGAAGTATTCGAGAGAAATTTATTTGAAATTTGTGAACTAAATTCTGATAAGAAAAATCTTTCTGATGATTTAAATAATACAAAGAACACTCAAATTTGTCTTTTTCTAGTGGAATCAGTATTATTAGACTCTTTAAAAGAAAATGGCTTTAAACCAACCTATATCGCTGGACATAGTTTAGGTGAAATTACGGCTTTATATTGTGCTGATGTTTTGTCTTTTGAAGATTGTGTACAACTTATAAAAGTTAGATCTGGATTAATGGCAGATGCCGCAAAGGGATCTATGGCAGCATTAATAAGTTTTGATAGAGATCAATTAGATTTACTGGTAGAAGAGATTGACGATCTTGTAATAGCGAATGACAATAGCTCTTCTCAAGTTGTTCTATCAGGAAGCGAAAAAGCTTTAGATAATATTTCAAAACGAATTAAAGCAAAAAGATTCCTTAAATTAAATGTTTCGGGTGCTTTTCATTCACCATTCATGAAAGAATCATCATTTCAATTTTCAAAATATTTAGACACTCTAGAATTTAATCAGCCTTCTATGCCCGTTATAAGTAATTCTCATCCATCACTATGTAATAATCCAAATGATCTGAAGGTTAGGTTTAAAAATCAAATGTGTAATGGTGTTAGATGGCGTCAAACTATGGATTTAATGAAAGAGAATAGTATTCTTCAAATGGTAGAAATTGGCCCATCTAATGTCCTTGGTGGTCTAGGTAAAAGGCATTTAAAGGATGTAAAAATTTCTCAAGTATCTTCTGCAGATCAAATTAAATATTGA
- a CDS encoding lysophospholipid acyltransferase family protein: MKSYFYQKLIYKLVSQIIILPIYKLIFRGKLIGRENIPQKGAFIMVSNHGSLLDPPLLGHAIGRNISFMAKSELFRIPLLGFIIKSCGAYPVKRGIVDKTTIKTACEKLLNNNSIGIFIDGTRQKDGRVNKPKQGAALLSFKNQKMLLPVAIINSNRLVRLKFFIPFFTKIVIKVGKPINPPKGASKDDLGKVTYHLQESINNMLD; encoded by the coding sequence ATGAAAAGTTATTTTTATCAAAAATTAATTTATAAATTGGTAAGTCAAATAATTATTTTACCGATTTATAAATTGATATTTCGAGGCAAGTTAATTGGTAGAGAAAACATTCCTCAGAAGGGTGCTTTCATAATGGTATCTAATCACGGTTCCCTACTTGATCCTCCTTTACTAGGTCATGCTATTGGTCGGAATATATCTTTTATGGCCAAGTCAGAACTTTTTAGAATCCCCTTACTTGGGTTTATAATAAAATCATGTGGAGCTTATCCTGTAAAGAGAGGCATAGTAGATAAAACGACTATTAAAACTGCATGTGAAAAATTATTAAATAATAATAGTATTGGTATATTTATTGATGGTACTCGACAAAAAGATGGTCGCGTAAATAAGCCAAAACAAGGAGCAGCTCTTTTATCTTTTAAAAATCAAAAAATGTTATTACCAGTTGCAATTATTAATTCAAATAGATTAGTTAGATTAAAGTTTTTTATTCCATTTTTCACAAAAATAGTTATTAAAGTTGGGAAACCGATTAATCCCCCTAAAGGCGCATCAAAAGACGATTTAGGTAAAGTAACATATCATTTGCAGGAGTCTATAAATAATATGCTTGATTGA
- a CDS encoding Ycf34 family protein: MCICINCKLVDRCMTYHDVEKNHGVEHICDIPNFKPIKPYIHVSIIKDLNGDSKIDWDVQSCSSFSEESGKWSKCRPGLELPI, translated from the coding sequence ATGTGCATTTGCATTAACTGTAAATTAGTTGATAGATGTATGACCTATCATGATGTCGAAAAAAATCATGGTGTTGAGCATATTTGTGATATTCCTAATTTTAAACCAATAAAACCTTACATTCACGTAAGTATAATCAAAGATTTAAATGGCGATTCTAAAATTGACTGGGATGTACAATCTTGTTCAAGTTTTTCAGAAGAATCTGGTAAGTGGTCTAAATGTAGGCCAGGTTTAGAGTTACCTATTTAA